The following proteins come from a genomic window of Methanocella conradii HZ254:
- a CDS encoding ABC transporter permease, whose translation MRKVLTVAKRELKRFRARFSGGSRAVILGLIAVSLLASYFVAQQGPMMGKGIYTVGVSPDGPLIEDSRFHVVTMDKDAGLKMLGNGSIDLYVDGEAAHARNDERSQYAEGALKKYLEKAETTRLIEQYDINQSFPLRIQASFISAQPTPSVPASTATATTTTAPPPSASTDTGAAVQEQIKEVQSGSSKFKAEFVSENEVIIPSLMKPPVPLSQVILAFIYVVPILFLGIFFNSSFMEEKTNRKLNVLMSTPVTPFDIIAGKMLPYIAFSLGMVAVITLALGGDVAVALAVFLPIILFIFAVYLLVAMAYRTFKDQTFFSMAAIAFVTGYLVLPALFTGINNVCYVSPLTLAVQMYRGEGFGPVEYVLSTGPMYLVFVLSVFLGVRIFNEEYLMSFGPLYRRAADAIYLAIDKSHMFISIALLSAFLIPVVFMAQMIVAILSLMVPISLPPIVFLAMLLALCVIMEEVAKSAGIAALLENKKVASVRAVLALAAASALGFFLGEKLLLYLSLSVVSNVMLLEALGSANLLIIPLAAHFIFTSIVCLLTQKLGAKYYALAIAAGSIVHFLYNFAILSHEMGAI comes from the coding sequence ATGAGAAAAGTCTTAACTGTGGCGAAGAGGGAACTAAAAAGATTTAGGGCGAGGTTCAGCGGAGGCTCCAGGGCGGTCATACTGGGGCTGATAGCAGTCTCTTTGCTCGCATCATATTTTGTGGCTCAGCAAGGGCCGATGATGGGAAAGGGCATCTACACGGTTGGAGTGTCGCCAGATGGCCCTCTCATAGAAGATTCCAGGTTCCACGTCGTCACCATGGATAAAGATGCGGGACTAAAAATGCTCGGCAACGGCTCCATCGACCTCTACGTGGATGGCGAGGCCGCCCATGCCAGGAATGATGAGCGGTCGCAGTACGCGGAGGGCGCCCTGAAGAAGTACCTGGAGAAGGCCGAGACCACGCGCCTCATAGAGCAATACGACATCAACCAATCCTTCCCCCTGCGCATCCAGGCCAGCTTTATATCGGCACAGCCCACGCCATCCGTGCCCGCATCCACGGCCACCGCCACTACCACTACCGCGCCCCCTCCCTCCGCATCCACTGACACGGGGGCTGCTGTACAGGAACAGATAAAGGAGGTGCAGAGTGGAAGCAGCAAGTTCAAGGCCGAATTCGTATCCGAAAACGAGGTCATAATCCCCTCATTGATGAAGCCCCCGGTTCCACTCTCCCAGGTCATCCTCGCCTTCATCTACGTGGTGCCCATCCTATTCCTTGGCATCTTCTTCAACAGCAGCTTCATGGAGGAGAAGACCAACCGTAAGCTTAACGTATTAATGTCTACGCCGGTGACCCCCTTCGACATCATAGCGGGCAAGATGCTCCCCTACATAGCGTTCTCGCTGGGCATGGTCGCCGTGATCACGCTCGCCCTCGGCGGCGACGTGGCCGTTGCATTAGCCGTATTCCTCCCCATCATACTCTTCATTTTCGCAGTTTACCTGCTGGTCGCCATGGCATACCGTACGTTCAAGGACCAGACGTTCTTTTCCATGGCCGCCATCGCGTTCGTCACTGGGTACCTCGTGCTGCCAGCCCTGTTTACGGGCATAAACAACGTGTGCTACGTCTCGCCGCTCACCCTTGCCGTGCAGATGTACCGGGGCGAGGGCTTCGGGCCTGTGGAGTACGTCCTCTCTACCGGGCCAATGTACCTCGTGTTCGTGCTCTCGGTCTTCCTTGGCGTCCGGATATTCAACGAGGAATACTTGATGAGCTTCGGGCCGCTGTACAGGAGGGCGGCGGATGCCATCTACCTCGCCATAGACAAGAGCCATATGTTCATCTCCATTGCCCTGTTGAGCGCCTTCCTGATACCAGTAGTCTTCATGGCTCAGATGATCGTCGCCATCCTCTCGCTTATGGTGCCCATTAGCCTGCCTCCCATCGTGTTTTTAGCCATGTTGCTGGCTTTATGCGTCATCATGGAGGAGGTGGCCAAGTCGGCGGGCATTGCGGCGCTCCTGGAAAATAAAAAGGTCGCATCCGTGAGGGCTGTGCTGGCGCTGGCAGCGGCCTCTGCGCTCGGCTTCTTCCTGGGCGAGAAGCTACTGCTCTACCTATCCCTGAGCGTGGTCTCAAACGTCATGCTCCTCGAGGCGCTGGGGAGCGCCAACCTTTTGATAATACCCCTTGCCGCACATTTTATCTTCACATCCATCGTGTGCCTGCTGACGCAAAAGCTGGGCGCTAAGTACTATGCGCTCGCAATAGCCGCGGGGTCTATCGTGCACTTCCTCTACAATTTCGCCATACTTTCGCATGAAATGGGGGCGATATGA
- a CDS encoding ABC transporter permease, with the protein MMGGIYAIIRKEIASVMKEKTMALAILIQLLIAAFSSVILVGLVSFYDPASIGQNTNMHFYVGVAGDHDGALASCLRGAGFTVTPFTSVDDALESMRSGSLDAVMAIPEGESTVVDVRLYLPPSDSKSTVITMAMQGPLKKYENYLREKNGVHVRYTHMGGKDSTTYEFLYSFIIPLLMFFPAFIAGSMIIDSISEEIENKTLDTLLSTPVSLNEVLFGKAAAAVLLAVIQCIMWLLLLSMNRLYVKNAVLVLFLAFIISAFVTFGSALISMYFKDRERSQFTYSILLMTAAGGGLAVNPSPINLLTRLAMGDPHAGILDVSLYLLPLVVLVLAFYLASKRLLAYRA; encoded by the coding sequence ATGATGGGCGGAATCTACGCCATCATAAGAAAGGAGATCGCCTCGGTCATGAAGGAGAAGACGATGGCGCTGGCCATCCTCATCCAGCTTTTGATAGCGGCGTTCTCCTCGGTCATCCTGGTTGGCCTGGTGTCATTCTACGACCCGGCGTCCATCGGCCAGAACACTAACATGCACTTTTACGTTGGGGTGGCCGGCGACCATGATGGGGCTTTAGCATCCTGCCTTAGGGGGGCCGGCTTTACCGTCACGCCGTTCACTTCTGTAGATGATGCGCTGGAAAGCATGAGGTCAGGGTCGCTCGACGCCGTGATGGCGATTCCCGAAGGTGAGAGCACCGTCGTGGACGTGCGGCTCTACCTTCCCCCTTCGGACTCTAAGTCCACGGTCATCACGATGGCCATGCAAGGGCCCCTGAAAAAGTACGAGAATTACCTGAGGGAGAAGAACGGCGTACACGTAAGGTATACGCATATGGGCGGCAAGGATAGCACCACCTACGAGTTCCTGTACTCCTTCATCATCCCCCTGCTCATGTTCTTCCCCGCCTTCATAGCGGGGAGCATGATAATAGACTCCATCTCGGAGGAGATCGAGAATAAGACGCTGGACACGCTCTTGTCTACGCCGGTATCGTTAAACGAGGTGCTCTTTGGCAAGGCAGCGGCCGCTGTGCTCCTGGCCGTGATACAGTGCATCATGTGGCTGCTCCTGCTCTCCATGAACCGCCTCTACGTCAAGAATGCCGTCCTGGTCCTGTTTTTGGCCTTCATCATCTCGGCTTTTGTCACCTTTGGCTCCGCGTTAATATCCATGTATTTTAAGGACAGGGAGAGGTCTCAGTTTACCTACTCGATATTGCTTATGACCGCGGCGGGTGGGGGTTTAGCCGTCAACCCTTCCCCGATAAACCTGCTAACCCGTCTGGCCATGGGGGACCCACACGCGGGCATCCTTGACGTATCCTTATACCTGTTGCCCCTGGTGGTGCTCGTCTTAGCCTTCTACCTCGCTTCGAAAAGGCTGCTCGCCTACAGGGCGTGA
- a CDS encoding MBL fold metallo-hydrolase yields the protein MSEIIFLGTAGGRMVVASQIRKSGGMWLELNGKNILLDPGPGCLLRCAELGLRPSRLDCIVLSHRHIDHSNDVNIMAEAMSGGGFKPKGILIAPMDCLEGDDPVVLKYVRTYIKNNVFVLKDGFKHGLDGVTIECALRLMHSNVECYGIKFHFEGRTLGYVADTKYFEGIGEAMKGCEGLILNMVRVTHDERFQHLIPQDVESILKVARPRLAILSHFGMQVVKAGPKDMASRVEKLTGVRTIAAEDGMRLKLDRREEKATTLGEFIGK from the coding sequence ATGTCGGAGATAATTTTCCTGGGGACGGCGGGCGGGCGCATGGTAGTGGCCAGCCAGATAAGGAAGAGCGGCGGCATGTGGCTGGAGCTTAACGGCAAAAACATATTGCTGGACCCGGGGCCGGGCTGCCTCTTGAGGTGCGCGGAACTGGGCCTGAGGCCGTCCAGGCTGGACTGCATCGTGCTATCCCACCGCCACATCGACCACTCTAACGACGTAAACATCATGGCGGAAGCCATGTCAGGCGGAGGCTTCAAGCCAAAGGGAATCCTCATAGCCCCCATGGATTGCCTCGAGGGCGACGACCCGGTTGTGCTTAAATACGTCCGCACGTATATCAAGAATAACGTTTTCGTGCTCAAGGATGGGTTCAAGCATGGCCTGGATGGGGTTACGATAGAGTGCGCCCTGCGGCTCATGCACTCTAACGTGGAGTGCTACGGCATAAAGTTCCATTTCGAAGGGAGGACCCTCGGGTATGTGGCCGACACGAAGTATTTCGAGGGCATTGGCGAGGCCATGAAGGGCTGTGAAGGGCTCATACTAAACATGGTCAGGGTCACACATGACGAGCGGTTCCAGCACCTCATCCCCCAGGATGTGGAGAGCATCCTCAAAGTAGCGAGGCCTCGTCTTGCGATACTGAGCCATTTCGGCATGCAGGTAGTCAAGGCCGGCCCAAAGGACATGGCCAGCCGGGTCGAGAAGCTGACGGGCGTGCGCACCATCGCCGCCGAGGATGGCATGCGCCTGAAGCTCGATAGGCGTGAGGAGAAGGCTACCACGCTCGGCGAGTTCATAGGTAAATAA
- a CDS encoding pyridoxamine 5'-phosphate oxidase family protein, protein MVKLTEEVKESLKGVKNIFLATCSRAGVPNVVPMGAFKLLDDETMLLSDQYMQKSLSNMKENPRVAIAYWGEKGGFQIKGTVTLHTDDQIFKEDVAWVKGIKPTLNPKTAIVMKITDVYMVKPGPDAGKKIL, encoded by the coding sequence ATGGTAAAGCTGACCGAAGAAGTAAAGGAATCACTGAAAGGCGTAAAGAACATCTTCCTGGCAACGTGCTCCAGGGCTGGCGTGCCAAACGTAGTCCCGATGGGCGCTTTCAAGCTCCTCGACGACGAGACCATGCTGCTCTCGGACCAGTACATGCAGAAGAGCCTGTCCAACATGAAGGAGAATCCGAGGGTTGCCATCGCATACTGGGGCGAGAAGGGCGGCTTCCAGATAAAGGGCACGGTGACGCTGCATACTGACGACCAGATATTCAAGGAAGACGTGGCATGGGTCAAGGGCATAAAGCCTACGCTGAACCCCAAGACGGCCATCGTCATGAAGATAACTGACGTCTACATGGTCAAGCCCGGCCCGGATGCAGGCAAAAAGATCTTGTGA
- a CDS encoding response regulator, whose translation MDNDKMPKTSSKLILVTDDEPDVVDVIAEKLESMGYRTMKAYSGAECIEMARNSRPDLVFLDIRMSPMDGWEVASVMKNDGSLKEVPIIMLTGMELTLEDIMDRAHLIENYIMKSDATMEKLKEAIEDVLSARTDAERILRMAGKSGVQKEMLLELKARYMRKFTQYRNIKKLYNLYALYEKNNIEQNDVLLSCLKKGLEQQAEDLARLEKMLTAPKQAKKGGRKKNAA comes from the coding sequence GTGGATAATGATAAGATGCCAAAAACCTCAAGCAAGCTTATACTGGTGACGGATGACGAGCCAGACGTGGTCGACGTTATAGCGGAAAAGCTGGAGAGCATGGGATACAGGACAATGAAAGCCTATAGTGGCGCAGAGTGCATCGAGATGGCCCGTAATAGCAGGCCCGACCTGGTCTTTTTAGACATAAGGATGTCTCCTATGGACGGCTGGGAGGTCGCCAGCGTGATGAAAAACGACGGCAGCCTTAAGGAGGTCCCGATAATAATGCTCACGGGCATGGAGCTCACCCTCGAGGACATCATGGACCGCGCCCACCTCATAGAGAACTACATCATGAAGTCGGACGCCACGATGGAGAAGCTCAAAGAGGCGATCGAGGACGTGCTGTCCGCCAGGACCGACGCTGAGCGCATCCTCCGCATGGCGGGGAAATCCGGCGTCCAGAAGGAGATGCTGCTCGAGCTAAAGGCCCGCTACATGCGCAAGTTCACTCAGTACAGGAATATAAAAAAATTGTACAACCTGTACGCCTTATATGAAAAGAATAATATTGAGCAAAATGACGTGCTTCTGTCCTGCCTCAAAAAGGGGCTCGAGCAGCAGGCCGAAGACCTGGCCCGCCTCGAAAAGATGCTCACCGCGCCGAAGCAGGCTAAAAAAGGCGGCAGAAAAAAGAACGCCGCCTGA
- a CDS encoding 4Fe-4S dicluster domain-containing protein: protein MDMLKILENIVKNVASKPYTSKYPFTPYQHFPGTRADVTFDGTKCILCGLCERSCPADCIAVHKEETTIEYLNTQCIRCGYCVRVCPTNAISQNEVYTKPSREKLTVYTLVTNENAPIIKKRKAEAAKKAGEAKKD from the coding sequence ATGGACATGCTGAAGATACTCGAAAACATAGTGAAAAACGTCGCGAGCAAGCCGTACACGTCTAAATACCCGTTCACCCCGTACCAGCACTTCCCTGGCACGAGGGCCGACGTGACCTTCGACGGCACCAAGTGTATCCTTTGCGGGCTGTGCGAGCGGTCGTGCCCCGCCGATTGCATCGCTGTACACAAGGAGGAGACTACCATCGAATACCTCAACACCCAGTGCATCCGGTGCGGCTATTGCGTGCGGGTCTGCCCGACTAACGCCATCTCCCAGAACGAGGTGTATACCAAGCCCTCCAGGGAGAAGCTAACGGTCTACACCCTCGTGACGAACGAGAACGCCCCGATAATTAAGAAGCGGAAGGCTGAGGCTGCCAAAAAAGCCGGTGAAGCGAAGAAAGATTAA
- a CDS encoding hydrogenase large subunit: MRTVVQFGPQHPVWIEPLRLKLTLDGEVVKDAELEAGYVHRGLEKKFEWDYNKAAYLSERVCAICTQHHSTCYCLAVEGTMGLEVPRRAAIIRTIMLELERLHSHLLAIGLTLEAIGFENLFMQSFKDRELVLDVFERTTGNRVLHGINIVGGVTRNIGPEMAKEISSFCDVMEKRCHDLEKMVVNSYTIRQRMQGVGVMSQKMAEDLCVVGPVARGSNVPYDVRAVAPYLLYKEIKVTPVVEKGGDCWARTMVRVRELFQSIDIIRQCLPLLDGAPDELFAKSRSMPDGENFARVEAPRGELFYFVRGKKSKELDRVKIRTSTYANGIGIVPLIKGAQLADVGFITITFDPCIECFDR, translated from the coding sequence ATGAGGACAGTTGTTCAGTTTGGCCCGCAGCACCCCGTCTGGATAGAGCCTCTCCGCTTGAAGCTGACATTGGACGGCGAGGTGGTGAAGGACGCGGAGCTGGAGGCGGGCTACGTCCATAGAGGATTGGAGAAGAAGTTCGAGTGGGACTACAATAAGGCCGCCTACCTTTCGGAGAGGGTGTGTGCTATTTGTACTCAGCACCACTCGACGTGCTATTGCCTGGCGGTCGAGGGCACGATGGGCCTGGAGGTTCCCAGGCGTGCCGCGATTATACGGACCATCATGCTTGAGCTTGAGAGGCTTCACAGCCACCTGCTCGCCATCGGGCTGACACTGGAGGCCATTGGGTTCGAGAACCTGTTCATGCAAAGCTTCAAGGACAGGGAGCTGGTGCTCGACGTGTTCGAGCGCACCACGGGGAACCGGGTGCTCCACGGGATTAACATCGTTGGCGGGGTGACCAGGAACATCGGCCCGGAGATGGCAAAGGAGATATCGAGCTTCTGCGACGTGATGGAGAAGAGGTGCCATGACCTGGAGAAGATGGTCGTTAACAGCTATACGATAAGGCAGAGGATGCAGGGCGTTGGAGTGATGAGCCAGAAGATGGCCGAGGACCTGTGCGTGGTCGGCCCTGTGGCCAGGGGAAGCAACGTCCCATACGACGTCCGTGCGGTAGCCCCTTACCTGCTCTACAAGGAGATCAAGGTTACCCCGGTCGTGGAGAAGGGAGGCGACTGCTGGGCACGAACCATGGTAAGGGTCAGGGAGCTCTTCCAGTCAATAGACATCATCCGGCAATGCCTGCCATTGCTGGACGGCGCGCCTGACGAGCTCTTTGCCAAGTCCAGGTCCATGCCCGATGGCGAGAACTTCGCCAGGGTGGAGGCGCCGAGGGGCGAATTGTTCTACTTCGTGAGGGGCAAGAAATCCAAGGAGCTCGACCGGGTGAAGATAAGGACCTCCACGTATGCCAACGGCATAGGCATCGTCCCGCTAATCAAGGGGGCGCAGCTGGCCGACGTGGGGTTCATCACGATAACGTTCGACCCGTGCATAGAATGCTTTGACAGGTGA
- a CDS encoding NADH-quinone oxidoreductase subunit C, translating to MESKTVTQSELQGIVNNLKARGARLITIVGADAGENIEVLYFFSTGVNSTEVYRIVVPKKGGNEEVESITPLMPAAYIAENELSEMFGLKVKGVPGRFFLHPSLKAPLRRS from the coding sequence ATGGAGTCTAAGACGGTCACGCAGTCCGAGCTTCAGGGCATTGTGAACAATTTAAAAGCGCGCGGCGCCCGTCTCATCACGATTGTAGGGGCAGACGCAGGGGAGAATATAGAGGTGCTATACTTCTTCAGCACAGGCGTGAACAGCACGGAGGTATACCGCATAGTCGTGCCCAAGAAGGGCGGGAACGAGGAGGTCGAGAGCATCACGCCGCTCATGCCAGCAGCCTACATCGCCGAGAACGAGCTATCCGAGATGTTCGGGCTGAAGGTGAAAGGAGTGCCGGGACGCTTTTTCCTGCATCCGAGCCTGAAAGCCCCGCTGAGGAGGTCTTAA
- a CDS encoding NADH-quinone oxidoreductase subunit B family protein, which produces MSLTELARKKSPWVIHVGTGGCNGCDIELLACLAPRYDISRFGVMSTGNPKHADIMLVVGPVSLKYKEIIKNLYDQMPDPKVVIAVGTCASTGGIYQGCYGHCGSVDKVIPVDVYVPGCNVRPEAIIDGLVLALDILNEKERKLLSEKKGAA; this is translated from the coding sequence ATGAGCCTGACCGAGCTGGCGAGAAAGAAGTCGCCGTGGGTCATCCACGTGGGCACTGGCGGCTGTAACGGCTGCGACATAGAGCTTTTAGCGTGCCTGGCGCCCCGCTACGATATAAGCAGGTTCGGCGTGATGAGCACCGGCAACCCGAAGCACGCGGACATCATGCTCGTAGTAGGGCCTGTGAGCCTTAAGTATAAGGAGATAATCAAAAACCTGTACGACCAGATGCCCGACCCGAAGGTCGTAATCGCGGTGGGCACCTGTGCGAGCACAGGTGGGATATACCAGGGATGCTATGGCCACTGTGGCTCGGTGGACAAGGTAATACCCGTCGACGTGTATGTGCCAGGGTGCAACGTGCGCCCGGAGGCGATAATAGACGGCCTCGTGCTGGCTCTCGACATCCTGAACGAGAAGGAGAGAAAGCTTTTAAGCGAGAAGAAGGGGGCGGCATAA
- a CDS encoding respiratory chain complex I subunit 1 family protein, with protein sequence MMAEGMLDYLIPLAILILSPFIGGLLIGIDRKVTARIQNRAGPPIVQPFYDVLKLFGKEDKVVNKTYLVFGCAYLFTVILSLALLLFKYDLLITTFIFGLSFIFLVLAGYSTRSQFGYMGATRELMQMLTYEPILLFAVFLIRLVTGSFETDAIFKASEPLLFTLPLALLAIFVILPIKARKSPFDISEAHQEIAQGPETEYSGKYLGLLYIAHFFELIFVLWFVSLFYVKGFWLLPGWAMQALLMAAAYVFLIVVDNLTARLRVDQMLKQVFIVGMALLALNLIYIIATGRWIA encoded by the coding sequence ATGATGGCAGAAGGAATGCTTGACTACCTGATACCGCTTGCCATACTCATCCTGTCGCCTTTCATCGGCGGCCTGCTCATAGGCATAGACCGCAAGGTCACCGCCAGGATACAAAACCGTGCTGGCCCGCCCATAGTCCAGCCGTTCTACGACGTGCTCAAGCTCTTCGGCAAGGAGGATAAGGTGGTTAATAAGACGTACCTGGTCTTCGGGTGCGCGTACCTGTTTACGGTGATATTGAGCCTGGCGCTCCTGCTATTCAAGTACGACCTGCTTATAACCACCTTCATCTTCGGCCTGTCTTTCATATTCCTGGTGCTGGCCGGTTACAGCACGCGCTCGCAGTTCGGGTACATGGGGGCGACGAGGGAGCTGATGCAGATGCTCACCTACGAGCCAATCCTGCTCTTCGCGGTGTTCCTCATCAGGCTCGTGACGGGGAGCTTCGAGACCGACGCCATATTCAAGGCGTCGGAGCCGCTGCTGTTCACGCTACCCCTGGCGCTCCTGGCGATCTTCGTCATACTCCCCATAAAGGCCCGGAAGTCGCCGTTCGACATATCGGAGGCCCACCAGGAGATAGCCCAGGGCCCTGAGACCGAGTACTCGGGCAAGTACCTGGGGCTGCTCTACATAGCACACTTCTTCGAGCTCATCTTCGTGCTCTGGTTCGTGAGCTTATTCTATGTGAAGGGCTTCTGGCTCCTGCCTGGCTGGGCCATGCAGGCATTGCTAATGGCCGCAGCCTACGTCTTCCTCATCGTGGTGGATAACCTGACGGCCAGGCTCAGGGTGGACCAGATGCTCAAACAAGTATTCATAGTAGGGATGGCATTGCTGGCATTGAATTTGATTTATATCATCGCGACGGGGAGGTGGATAGCATGA
- a CDS encoding NADH-quinone oxidoreductase subunit 5 family protein, whose translation MDGSLLLLSMTIVPALFGIICYLAPGYEVKKYVVILGAIVLTVASLLVLSGGSQLITVESIDLVGLSIPISPIILVLDYLLLLTFLWYGWKDKEYKAVLLAILQLIPLTYLELFMPKAAHAGAATFVIDQLAIVMGLIVSIIGSLILIYSIGYMRGDKHASSFFLAMMVFLGDMNALVFANDLAWMFFFWEVTTLCSFLLIRHYRDEASIKASDRALWMNLLGGVSLICGIVLIEHVYGTTFLSEIASGAGQSLLPAGAIALPFAFLAFGAFTKSALMPFNSWLTGAMVAPTPVSALLHSSTMVNAGVYLLIRLAPFIIGSYVSTMIAVIGGFSFMFCALLALSQTDSKRILAYSTISYLGLIAMCTGINTGLALTAAVALLAFHAVSKGLLFLCVGKVQHDIGARDIESMEGLVARMPLVAYIMVVGLISLMAPPFGVFVGKWLAFQSVSTFTSISLSLVDIFFIIFGSIFSVFYYSRWAGKLLATKPFTEIKPEHHEWYMELPLIVLGLGVFVTVALTTLFFSSLISLPPVYGLEPSKLVTGWSIQSAIGGFSPLGFLIAFLIIILVPVVAIKVPKTAITHTYACGTGEEPELGGGYFQDIIGEGVSLKYLDPVGVLLMIALFAAAVI comes from the coding sequence ATGGATGGGTCGCTACTATTGCTATCTATGACAATAGTGCCGGCGTTGTTCGGCATTATATGCTACCTGGCGCCTGGCTACGAGGTGAAGAAATACGTCGTCATCCTCGGCGCCATCGTGCTCACGGTAGCCTCCCTACTGGTGCTGTCCGGCGGTTCCCAGCTAATAACCGTCGAGTCTATCGATTTGGTGGGGCTGAGCATCCCCATCTCTCCAATTATACTCGTGCTCGATTATCTATTGCTATTGACGTTCCTGTGGTATGGATGGAAGGATAAGGAGTATAAAGCAGTACTCCTGGCCATCTTACAGCTTATACCCCTCACCTATCTGGAGCTCTTCATGCCAAAGGCAGCCCATGCCGGGGCGGCCACGTTCGTGATTGACCAGCTCGCAATCGTGATGGGCCTCATCGTCTCGATAATAGGCTCGCTCATACTCATATACTCAATAGGCTACATGAGGGGGGACAAGCACGCATCGTCCTTCTTCCTGGCCATGATGGTCTTCCTTGGGGACATGAACGCCCTGGTGTTCGCCAATGACCTCGCCTGGATGTTCTTCTTCTGGGAGGTCACCACGCTCTGCTCGTTCCTGCTGATAAGGCACTACAGGGACGAGGCGTCCATCAAGGCGTCAGACAGGGCGCTCTGGATGAACCTGCTCGGCGGGGTGTCGCTAATCTGCGGCATCGTGCTAATCGAGCATGTCTATGGGACTACTTTCCTCTCCGAGATAGCCTCTGGCGCAGGCCAGAGCCTCCTGCCCGCCGGGGCCATAGCGCTCCCCTTCGCCTTCCTGGCATTCGGGGCGTTCACCAAGTCCGCCCTAATGCCCTTCAACTCGTGGCTGACCGGCGCAATGGTGGCACCAACGCCGGTGTCCGCCCTGCTCCACTCCTCGACGATGGTCAACGCCGGAGTGTACCTCCTGATAAGGCTCGCGCCCTTCATAATCGGGAGCTACGTGTCCACGATGATAGCGGTGATAGGCGGGTTCTCGTTCATGTTCTGCGCCCTATTAGCGCTAAGCCAGACCGACTCAAAGCGCATCCTGGCGTACTCGACCATAAGCTACCTCGGCCTGATAGCCATGTGTACCGGCATCAACACGGGGCTTGCGCTCACCGCGGCGGTCGCCCTGCTGGCATTCCACGCCGTCTCAAAGGGCCTATTGTTCCTGTGCGTGGGCAAGGTGCAGCATGACATTGGGGCGAGGGACATCGAGTCCATGGAGGGGCTGGTCGCGAGGATGCCCCTCGTGGCCTACATCATGGTCGTGGGATTGATATCGCTGATGGCGCCCCCGTTCGGCGTGTTCGTTGGCAAGTGGCTCGCGTTCCAGTCCGTGTCCACCTTCACCTCAATTAGCCTGTCGCTAGTGGACATATTCTTCATAATATTCGGCAGCATCTTCTCGGTGTTCTATTACTCGCGCTGGGCCGGAAAGCTGCTCGCCACTAAGCCGTTCACCGAGATAAAGCCCGAGCACCACGAGTGGTACATGGAACTACCCCTAATAGTCCTGGGGCTTGGCGTGTTCGTGACCGTGGCGCTCACCACGCTCTTCTTCAGCAGCCTTATCAGCCTGCCACCGGTCTACGGGCTCGAGCCCTCGAAGCTCGTGACGGGCTGGAGCATCCAGAGCGCCATCGGAGGCTTCTCGCCCCTGGGATTCCTCATCGCATTCCTGATAATAATACTGGTGCCAGTGGTCGCCATAAAGGTGCCTAAGACGGCTATAACCCATACCTATGCCTGCGGCACCGGTGAGGAGCCCGAGCTTGGCGGGGGGTACTTCCAGGACATCATAGGGGAGGGCGTGTCGCTGAAATACCTCGACCCTGTAGGAGTGCTGCTTATGATAGCCTTGTTCGCGGCGGCGGTGATATGA
- a CDS encoding HAD family hydrolase has protein sequence MTIRLVISDFDRTFTDGTLSVEAGLVEAIRRLKKRGASFSIVSGRSYDFLEDYCGRLDGLVDSFVAENGCIGCYGGKKYMIGNCVDREAVFERLESLGVPYGRGEVIFSVGSCHERELMDALSSVDSLFHVIRNVDSLMVLPKGVSKSSGAAWLATMHGVSREETAAIGDAENDVHLRNACGLLGAVSNAIPSMKEAADYVCRQGYGKGLQEFIEHIEPLI, from the coding sequence ATGACGATAAGGCTCGTGATAAGCGATTTCGACCGGACGTTTACGGATGGCACGCTTAGCGTGGAGGCGGGCCTCGTCGAGGCCATACGCAGGCTCAAGAAGAGGGGCGCGTCATTCTCCATCGTTTCGGGGAGAAGCTACGATTTCCTGGAGGATTATTGCGGGAGGCTGGACGGCCTGGTGGACTCTTTCGTGGCCGAGAACGGGTGTATTGGCTGTTATGGCGGTAAGAAGTACATGATCGGTAATTGTGTGGACAGGGAGGCGGTCTTCGAGAGGCTCGAAAGCCTGGGGGTGCCATACGGCCGTGGAGAGGTCATATTCTCGGTGGGGAGCTGCCACGAGCGGGAGCTAATGGATGCACTATCTAGCGTTGATAGTCTTTTTCATGTTATCCGGAATGTTGACTCGCTGATGGTCCTGCCCAAAGGCGTTTCAAAGTCTTCCGGGGCGGCGTGGCTGGCCACCATGCACGGCGTGTCACGCGAGGAGACCGCCGCAATAGGGGACGCGGAGAATGACGTACACCTGAGGAATGCATGCGGCCTGCTGGGGGCCGTGTCGAACGCAATACCCTCCATGAAAGAGGCGGCTGATTACGTGTGCAGGCAGGGCTACGGTAAAGGCCTCCAGGAGTTCATCGAGCATATTGAGCCGTTGATTTAG